Proteins encoded within one genomic window of Glycine soja cultivar W05 chromosome 1, ASM419377v2, whole genome shotgun sequence:
- the LOC114419188 gene encoding cancer-related nucleoside-triphosphatase isoform X1 produces MAGPGKCFLVTGPPGVGKTTLIMKVFESLKVNPSLKLQGFYTREIRRAGQRVGFEVVTLDGRTAPLASIDISTPESLRWPNVGKYKVDVASFESLALPELQVKEDTDLFIIDEVGKMELFSSSFFPAVLRVLESNIPVLASIPVPKFGRDIPEVARLRNHAGATCFTLSVSNRDAVREQIRSQLEDMLTKH; encoded by the exons GGTGTGGGAAAAACCACTCTTATTATGAAAGTATTCGAGTCCCTCAAAGTCAATCCATCCCTCAAGCTTCAGGGCTTCTACACTC GGGAAATTAGGCGCGCCGGCCAGAGGGTTGGTTTTGAAGTGGTCACACTCGACGGTCGCACTGCCCCACTTGCTTCCATCGACATTTCAAC CCCCGAGTCTCTCAGATGGCCTAATGTTGGCAAGTATAAAGTTGATGTTGCTTCCTTCGAGTCACTAGCACTTCCCGAGTTACAG GTTAAAGAAGACACTGATCTCTTCATCATTGACGAAGTTGGTAAGATGGAGTTGTTCAGTTCCTCATTCTTCCCTGCAGTTCTAAGAGTTTTGGAGTCAAATATCCCAGTTTTGGCTTCCATTCCAGTTCCAAAATTCGGCAGAGACATACCTGAAG TTGCAAGGTTGCGGAATCATGCAGGGGCAACTTGTTTTACATTGAGCGTTAGTAACAGAGATGCTGTTAGAGAACAGATACGCTCACAATTGGAAGATATGCTGACAAAACACTAG
- the LOC114419188 gene encoding cancer-related nucleoside-triphosphatase isoform X2, producing the protein MAGPGKCFLVTGPPGVGKTTLIMKVFESLKVNPSLKLQGFYTREIRRAGQRVGFEVVTLDGRTAPLASIDISTPESLRWPNVGKYKVDVASFESLALPELQVKEDTDLFIIDEVGKMELFSSSFFPAVLRVLESNIPVLASIPVPKFGRDIPEGLNLPQDLSSKIC; encoded by the exons GGTGTGGGAAAAACCACTCTTATTATGAAAGTATTCGAGTCCCTCAAAGTCAATCCATCCCTCAAGCTTCAGGGCTTCTACACTC GGGAAATTAGGCGCGCCGGCCAGAGGGTTGGTTTTGAAGTGGTCACACTCGACGGTCGCACTGCCCCACTTGCTTCCATCGACATTTCAAC CCCCGAGTCTCTCAGATGGCCTAATGTTGGCAAGTATAAAGTTGATGTTGCTTCCTTCGAGTCACTAGCACTTCCCGAGTTACAG GTTAAAGAAGACACTGATCTCTTCATCATTGACGAAGTTGGTAAGATGGAGTTGTTCAGTTCCTCATTCTTCCCTGCAGTTCTAAGAGTTTTGGAGTCAAATATCCCAGTTTTGGCTTCCATTCCAGTTCCAAAATTCGGCAGAGACATACCTGAAG GACTAAATCTGCCACAAGACCTGAGCTCAAAGATCTGTTGA